Proteins co-encoded in one Arachis hypogaea cultivar Tifrunner chromosome 13, arahy.Tifrunner.gnm2.J5K5, whole genome shotgun sequence genomic window:
- the LOC112732919 gene encoding uncharacterized protein has translation MNPRPQPSPPHDDDDNNEEVFIDESDILQEVSMDNEDLPDADDDQDSDLEHLDEADDSAHTFTGHTGELYSVACSPSDARLVATGGGDDRGFLWKIGDGVWASELKGHNDSVSSLAFSHNGQFLASGSLDGIVQVWDVFGNLKGTLEGPGGGIEWLRWHPRGHILLAGSEDSTVWMWNAERAAFLNMFAGHGASVTCGDFTPDGKIICTGSDDATLRIWNPKSGENIHVVRGHPYHTEGLTCLSISSSSTLVLTGSKDGSAHIVNISTGKVINSAPLHSDSIECVGFAPSDSWAAIGSLDKKLVIWDIEHSLSRATCNHEDGVTCLVWLDASYLATGCVDGKVRLWDSRSGECTNTFRGHEDAIQSLCVSADHNYVVSASMDGTARVFELGELQ, from the exons ATGAATCCTCGGCCACAACCGTCGCCACCTCACGATGATGACGACAACAACGAGGAAGTCTTCATTGACGAGTCTGATATTCTGCAAGAAGTTTCCATGGACAATGAAGACCTTCCAGATGCCGATGATGACCAAGATTCGGATCTCGAACATCTCG ATGAGGCTGATGATTCTGCGCATACGTTCACTGGTCATACTG GGGAGTTGTACTCAGTTGCATGCAGCCCAAGCGATGCAAGGTTGGTGGCAACAGGGGGTGGTGATGACAGAGGATTTCTCTGGAAGATCGGCGATGGAGTTTGGGCTTCTGAGCTAAAAG GTCATAATGATTCTGTATCTAGTTTAGCTTTTAGCCACAATGGACAGTTTCTTGCATCCGGAAGTTTAGATGGAATTGTTCAAGTATGGGATGTTTTTGGAAATCTGAAAGGCACACTGGAAGGTCCTGGAGGGGGAATTGAG TGGCTCAGGTGGCATCCGAGAGGACACATACTCTTAGCTGGTTCTGAGGATTCCACTGTTTGGATGTGGAATGCTGAAAGAGCTGCTTTTCTTAATATGTTTGCTGGTCACGGAGCTAGCGTGACCTGCGGTGATTTTACTCCTGATG GGAAAATAATATGTACTGGTTCAGATGATGCAACTCTGAGAATATGGAATCCAAAGAGTGGAGAAAACATTCATGTTGTGCGGG GTCATCCGTATCATACTGAGGGACTAACTTGCTTGTCAATAAGTTCATCGTCAACCCTTGTCCTTACTGGTTCCAAGGACGGATCTGCCCATATTGTGAATATCTCTACTGGGAAG GTTATTAATTCCGCGCCTCTTCATTCAGATTCCATTGAATGTGTTGGTTTTGCGCCAAG TGATTCCTGGGCTGCAATTGGGAGTTTGGATAAAAAACTTGTCATCTGGGATATAGAGCATTCCTTATCTCGTGCCACTTGTAACCATGAG GATGGAGTGACATGTTTGGTGTGGCTTGATGCTTCGTATTTGGCCACTGGATGCGTGGATGGAAAAGTAAGATTATGGGATAGCCGGTCCGGTGAATGCACAAACACATTCAGGGGGCACGAAGATGCCATTCAGTCTCTTTGTGTGTCTGCTGATCACAATTACGTTGTCTCGGCTTCAATGGATGGAACAGCTCGCGTCTTTGAGCTTGGCGAGCTTCAGTAA